One Phoenix dactylifera cultivar Barhee BC4 chromosome 14, palm_55x_up_171113_PBpolish2nd_filt_p, whole genome shotgun sequence DNA window includes the following coding sequences:
- the LOC103701325 gene encoding 1-phosphatidylinositol-3-phosphate 5-kinase FAB1B-like isoform X2: MHSGLYILRFFGEDEDEALGTNQRCPKLEFTEHSENGGDGSSSIHIDSQKSHAKTTIDGLPPAMEEIHRSSSLAWENHEESDAEFIGVHKSTLEDVRSVRAGGGSDGADNAIDSRSASILSNAETNLLIWMPPKPLNIEDDMDSVANNDDDDEFGDGTKWGQPSFLSSVDGGHRSIHGCKEEHQNAMMEAMNGPFKILVSRLLASEGITSKGEDGESWLDIVVSLSWEAALLVKPDSGEGRAMDAGSYVKVKCIATGARSQSQVIKGLVFKKNTAHKHMPTKCRNPRLLLLKGPLGQRDIGLSSFDLMEQDKEYLRSISEMLETCHPNVVLVEKNVSRDMQESLLAKGMTLALDMKLSRLERIARCAGSEIISASDILANPKLKHCDSFRTEKFVEEHSNPSGKKSCKTLMFLEGFPKPLGCTILLKGSHCDELKKIKRVVQYTVFAAYRLILETSFFADQRAFSCDACAVREANCSLTDISVPLSSCNAAGSADIFDGSDAALGTPISDASQAKTAHTEISSFSHPGFKGSSESSVFCPNIDCNENHLSHGDLSCNRCNNDETLPDSSTPSLLSSQLMSTFSASLRNLVGDSYQPPISEHVSMYLGFKEEELDIPSIGVLPVSPPTETLNHGIEETSSVILEKAHDGISNGEKAERNCNETIKKHDTNFSNKFEMQNKDDIESISDSESILVLLSSQCMSKHVVCEQSRLSRIKYYGNFDVSLGRFLKEIILNQNYSCSSCGEPPEAHVSCYTHQNGNLTVSSRRLPPESSLSGEAEGKIWMWTRCLKCENESGIPRSTKRVVMSTAARGLSFGKFLELSFTSHSAASRLSSGCGHSLHRDCLRFFGLGSRVAMFRYSSVEIYAASKPPPVLEFHNPNGQESLMREAKDVLEKGNTFFLEVASLLHKLKPKYSTLVLKKFLNFPCLVKDISELDEMLMQEKSEFEAPLLKAINCSGEMGKSVHEILGLGWLFQELLLKLYIWDRRLHFLLAYARDNDASSNEVHEDQFVQAKYAMPCSSVEESSSSDSHSSKNYSILESKLEAGSDKLSENMSSKFSISTAAEVAEAGILIGETFSRSMSGGKIPSAFDQEPYKGPSDLLLRFSRDKDYPGESATILEYMQDDNPEGWIWAPSFKTRSAYKKDLCGGYSQKFKFVHTYTPTHLSPIRQLVPRETEDSLHFPVNVDGNVFSVCDNEISSIIACALALSEDQFGLLANVDEKDELVGKTEAKVIDNSCSSTSDGSGASSYWSSTGSLDSEGSHVSLSTSISSDEVPSSGSEGSFPVDHQVASENMHPEIPVGVGKVTGKSKYSVVCLHAKQFYALRRMCCPSELAYISSLSRCKKWNAQGGKSKAFFAKTLDDRFIIKEIKKTELDSFLKFAPDYFEHICHSLSAGSQTCLAKVLGIYQVKEYKNSKEVKTDLMVMENLLFGRNITRKYDLKGSIFSRYISDVNDPEKVFLDQNFIEDMQASPMYVSRKTKHLLQRAIWNDTSFLTSINVMDYSLLVGVDKQRKELVFGIIDYLRQYTWDKQLETWVKASLVVPRNASPTVIFPKEYKKRFRKFMSQYFLTVPDGWNSV; encoded by the exons ATGCACTCTGGTTTATACATTCTCAGGTTTTTTGG GGAGGACGAAGATGAGGCTTTAGGTACCAATCAAAGGTGTCCAAAACTGGAATTTACTGAACACTCTGAAAATGGTGGTGATGGAAGTTCATCAATACATATTGATTCTCAGAAATCTCATGCTAAGACCACCATAGATGGGCTTCCCCCGGCAATGGAAGAAATCCATAGATCTAGCTCATTAGCATGGGAAAACCATGAGGAGAGTGATGCTGAGTTCATTGGTGTTCATAAGAGCACCTTGGAAGATGTAAGATCTGTAAGAGCTGGAGGTGGTTCAGATGGAGCAGATAATGCTATTGACAGCAGAAGTGCATCGATCTTATCCAATGCTGAAACCAACCTTCTGATCTGGATGCCACCCAAACCACTCAACATTGAAGATGACATGGATTCTGTCGctaataatgatgatgatgatgagttcGGTGATGGTACAAAATGGGGTCAACCAAGTTTCTTGAGTAGTGTGGATGGTGGACACAGAAGCATTCATGGTTGCAAAGAAGAGCACCAAAATGCAATGATGGAAGCAATGAATGGGCCATTTAAGATTCTTGTAAGTCGACTTTTGGCATCAGAAGGTATAACTTCTAAGGGAGAGGATGGTGAAAGTTGGCTTGACATTGTTGTTTCTTTATCATGGGAAGCTGCACTGCTTGTTAAGCCTGACTCTGGTGAGGGTAGAGCAATGGATGCTGGGTCCTATGTGAAAGTTAAGTGCATTGCCACAGGTGCTCGCAGTCAAAG TCAGGTGATCAAGGGTTTAGTTTTCAAGAAAAACACTGCACACAAGCACATGCCAACCAAGTGTAGAAATCCTAGACTATTACTTCTTAAAGGGCCCCTTGGGCAGCGTGATATTGGTTTGTCATCATTTGATTTAATGGAACAG GATAAGGAATATTTAAGATCCATCAGTGAGATGCTAGAAACATGTCATCCGAATGTGGTTTTGGTAGAGAAAAATGTTTCACGTGATATGCAGGAGTCCCTTTTGGCAAAAGGAATGACTTTAGCACTTGATATGAAACTCAGTCGATTAGAAAGAATTGCTCGCTGTGCAGGTTCTGAGATTATATCTGCTTCTGACATTCTTGCCAATCCAAAGCTGAAACATTGTGATTCATTTCGCACTGAAAAGTTTGTGGAGGAACATAGCAATCCTAGTGGAAAGAAGTCATGCAAAACTTTGATGTTCTTGGAGGGTTTTCCAAAACCCTTGGGGTGTACG ATATTGCTGAAAGGATCTCATTGTGATGAACTGAAGAAAATAAAACGAGTGGTGCAGTACACAGTCTTTGCCGCATATCGTTTGATCCTTGAAACATCATTCTTTGCAGATCAAAGAGCTTTTTCCTGTGATGCGTGTGCTGTTAGAGAAGCAAATTGTTCTTTAACAGATATATCAGTGCCCTTGAGTAGTTGTAATGCTGCAGGTAGTGCAGATATTTTTGATGGTTCTGATGCTGCTTTAGGTACTCCTATTTCCGATGCATCCCAAGCAAAAACAGCTCATACAGAAATATCCTCTTTTTCGCATCCTGGTTTTAAAGGTTCTTCAGAGTCATCTGTATTTTGCCCTAATATTGATTGTAATGAAAATCATCTTTCACATGGGGATCTTTCTTGTAATAGATGCAACAATGACGAAACCTTGCCAGATTCATCAACACCATCTCTTCTTTCCAGTCAATTAATGTCAACTTTCTCAGCTTCTCTTAGAAACTTGGTTGGAGACAGCTATCAACCTCCCATTTCAGAGCATGTTTCAATGTACTTGGGCTTCAAGGAAGAAGAGCTTGATATTCCAAGTATTGGTGTCTTACCTGTTTCTCCACCAACAGAAACACTTAATCATGGCATAGAAGAAACCAGTAGCGTCATTCTAGAGAAAGCACATGATGGAATCTCTAATGGTGAAAAGGCTGAACGAAATTGCAATGAGACAATTAAGAAACATGATACTAATTTTAGCAACAAATTTGAAATGCAAAACAAGGATGACATTGAGAGCATATCAGATTCTGAAAGCATATTGGTATTGTTGTCTAGCCAGTGTATGTCAAAGCATGTTGTTTGCGAGCAAAGTCGTCTTTCTCGTATAAAATACTATGGGAATTTTGATGTGTCTCTTGGACGATTCCTTAAAGAAATTATTCTCAACCAG AATTACAGTTGCTCTTCATGCGGTGAACCCCCAGAGGCTCATGTATCCTGCTACACTCACCAGAATGGGAATCTAACTGTTTCATCCAGGAGACTTCCTCCAGAATCATCTTTGTCCGGGGAAGCAGAAGGAAAAATTTGGATGTGGACTAGGTGTCTAAAATGCGAGAATGAAAGTGGGATCCCAAGATCCACCAAGAGGGTTGTGATGTCTACTGCAGCTCGTGGTCTCTCTTTTGGAAAATTCTTAGAGCTGAGCTTTACAAGCCATTCGGCAGCTAGTCGATTATCTTCAGGATGTGGACACTCACTGCACAGAGACTGCCTTCGCTTTTTCGG GTTAGGCTCCAGAGTTGCAATGTTCAGATATTCATCTGTTGAAATCTATGCTGCAAGTAAGCCACCACCAGTACTGGAGTTCCATAATCCAAATGGACAAGAGTCGCTCATGAGAGAGGCAAAAGAT GTGCTTGAAAAAGGAAACACATTTTTCTTGGAGGTTGCAAGTTTACTGCATAAGTTGAAGCCCAAATATTCTACCTTGGTTTTGAAGAAATTTCTAAACTTTCCATGTTTGGTAAAAGATATTTCTGAACTTGACGAGATGTTGATGCAAGAAAAATCTGAGTTCGAG GCTCCATTACTAAAGGCGATCAATTGCAGTGGAGAGATGGGGAAGAGTGTGCATGAAATCCTTGGTTTGGGTTGGTTATTTCAAGAGTTGCTTCTTAAACTTTACATCTGGGACCGTCGTCTGCATTTCCTCCTTGCATATGCAAGAGACAATGATGCTTCTTCTAATGAAGTCCATGAAGATCAATTTGTGCAGGCGAAGTATGCCATGCCCTGTAGCAGTGTTGAAGAATCCTCTTCTTCTGATAGCCATAGTTCTAAGAATTACAGCATTTTGGAATCCAAGCTGGAAGCCGGGTCAGACAAACTTTCTGAAAATATGAGCAGTAAATTTAGTATTTCCACTGCTGCTGAGGTTGCAGAGGCCGGAATTTTGATTGGAGAGACTTTTTCTAGATCAATGTCTGGGGGAAAAATACCATCTGCTTTTGACCAAGAACCATATAAGGGTCCATCTGACCTCTTGTTGAGGTTTTCAAGGGACAAAGATTATCCAGGAGAATCTGCTACTATTTTAGAATATATGCAAGATGATAACCCTGAAGGTTGGATCTGGGCTCCATCCTTTAAAACAAGGAGCGCATACAAGAAGGATCTCTGTGGTGGTTACTCACAGAAGTTCAAGTTTGTCCATACTTATACTCCAACACACCTGTCCCCAATACGCCAACTAGTCCCTCGGGAAACGGAGGATTCATTGCACTTCCCTGTTAATGTAGATGGCAATGTTTTCTCTGTTTGTGACAATGAAATATCAAGCATAATTGCCTGTGCACTGGCCCTGTCTGAGGATCAGTTTGGTTTATTGGCAAACGTAGATGAAAAAGATGAACTAGTTGGCAAAACAGAAGCTAAAGTAATCGATAACTCATGTAGCTCAACTTCTGatggttctggggcttcatcTTATTGGTCATCTACTGGATCTTTAGATTCAGAGGGGTCACATGTTTCACTGAGTACGTCAATTTCTTCTGATGAGGTGCCCAGCTCAGGTTCTGAAGGTTCTTTCCCTGTGGATCACCAGGTGGCTTCAGAAAACATGCATCCTGAAATCCCTGTGGGTGTGGGAAAAGTAACTGGAAAAAGTAAATACTCAGTTGTTTGTCTACATGCAAAACAATTCTATGCTCTTCGAAGGATGTGTTGCCCATCTGAACTGGCTTACATATCTTCCTTAAGCCGTTGCAAAAAATGGAATGCTCAGGGAGGAAAGAGTAAAGCTTTCTTTGCAAAGACATTGGATGACAGattcatcataaaagaaatcaagaagaCCGAGCTTGACTCCTTTCTAAAGTTTGCTCCGGATTATTTTGAGCATATCTGTCATTCTTTAAGCGCCGGAAGCCAAACATGTCTTGCAAAAGTCTTGGGCATATATCAG GTTAAAGAATATAAAAACAGCAAAGAAGTGAAAACTGATCTGATGGTGATGGAAAATCTTCTTTTTGGACGAAATATTACTCGCAAATATGATCTTAAGGGATCTATTTTTTCCCGATACATTTCAGATGTGAATGACCCTGAAAAGGTTTTTTTGGATCAAAACTTTATTGAGGATATGCAAGCATCTCCCATGTATGTTAGTAGAAAAACCAAACATCTTCTGCAACGGGCTATCTGGAATGACACATCTTTTCTTACA TCTATTAATGTCATGGATTACTCTTTACTTGTGGGAGTGGACAAACAACGAAAGGAGCTGGTATTTGGTATTATTGATTATCTAAGGCAGTACACTTGGGATAAACAACTGGAGACCTGGGTGAAGGCTTCTCTAGTTGTTCCTAGAAATGCATCACCAACTGTTATTTTCCCAAAGGAATATAAGAAAAGGTTCAGAAAGTTTATGTCTCAGTACTTCCTGACAGTTCCAGATGGTTGGAATTCAGTGTGA
- the LOC103701325 gene encoding 1-phosphatidylinositol-3-phosphate 5-kinase FAB1B-like isoform X1 has protein sequence MGVMCVAYGLQQVNLSSRYYCISCHSQLCLGHVKEDKASSLDGKFCLRKQEEESSRMSSWIPYTSLMSNHIPSCGDFPADMDSLSREDEDEALGTNQRCPKLEFTEHSENGGDGSSSIHIDSQKSHAKTTIDGLPPAMEEIHRSSSLAWENHEESDAEFIGVHKSTLEDVRSVRAGGGSDGADNAIDSRSASILSNAETNLLIWMPPKPLNIEDDMDSVANNDDDDEFGDGTKWGQPSFLSSVDGGHRSIHGCKEEHQNAMMEAMNGPFKILVSRLLASEGITSKGEDGESWLDIVVSLSWEAALLVKPDSGEGRAMDAGSYVKVKCIATGARSQSQVIKGLVFKKNTAHKHMPTKCRNPRLLLLKGPLGQRDIGLSSFDLMEQDKEYLRSISEMLETCHPNVVLVEKNVSRDMQESLLAKGMTLALDMKLSRLERIARCAGSEIISASDILANPKLKHCDSFRTEKFVEEHSNPSGKKSCKTLMFLEGFPKPLGCTILLKGSHCDELKKIKRVVQYTVFAAYRLILETSFFADQRAFSCDACAVREANCSLTDISVPLSSCNAAGSADIFDGSDAALGTPISDASQAKTAHTEISSFSHPGFKGSSESSVFCPNIDCNENHLSHGDLSCNRCNNDETLPDSSTPSLLSSQLMSTFSASLRNLVGDSYQPPISEHVSMYLGFKEEELDIPSIGVLPVSPPTETLNHGIEETSSVILEKAHDGISNGEKAERNCNETIKKHDTNFSNKFEMQNKDDIESISDSESILVLLSSQCMSKHVVCEQSRLSRIKYYGNFDVSLGRFLKEIILNQNYSCSSCGEPPEAHVSCYTHQNGNLTVSSRRLPPESSLSGEAEGKIWMWTRCLKCENESGIPRSTKRVVMSTAARGLSFGKFLELSFTSHSAASRLSSGCGHSLHRDCLRFFGLGSRVAMFRYSSVEIYAASKPPPVLEFHNPNGQESLMREAKDVLEKGNTFFLEVASLLHKLKPKYSTLVLKKFLNFPCLVKDISELDEMLMQEKSEFEAPLLKAINCSGEMGKSVHEILGLGWLFQELLLKLYIWDRRLHFLLAYARDNDASSNEVHEDQFVQAKYAMPCSSVEESSSSDSHSSKNYSILESKLEAGSDKLSENMSSKFSISTAAEVAEAGILIGETFSRSMSGGKIPSAFDQEPYKGPSDLLLRFSRDKDYPGESATILEYMQDDNPEGWIWAPSFKTRSAYKKDLCGGYSQKFKFVHTYTPTHLSPIRQLVPRETEDSLHFPVNVDGNVFSVCDNEISSIIACALALSEDQFGLLANVDEKDELVGKTEAKVIDNSCSSTSDGSGASSYWSSTGSLDSEGSHVSLSTSISSDEVPSSGSEGSFPVDHQVASENMHPEIPVGVGKVTGKSKYSVVCLHAKQFYALRRMCCPSELAYISSLSRCKKWNAQGGKSKAFFAKTLDDRFIIKEIKKTELDSFLKFAPDYFEHICHSLSAGSQTCLAKVLGIYQVKEYKNSKEVKTDLMVMENLLFGRNITRKYDLKGSIFSRYISDVNDPEKVFLDQNFIEDMQASPMYVSRKTKHLLQRAIWNDTSFLTSINVMDYSLLVGVDKQRKELVFGIIDYLRQYTWDKQLETWVKASLVVPRNASPTVIFPKEYKKRFRKFMSQYFLTVPDGWNSV, from the exons ATGGGTGTAATGTGTGTTGCATATGGTTTGCAACAGGTGAATTTGAGTAGTCGATATTATTGTATAAGTTGCCACTCTCAGTTGTGCCTTGGGCATGTGAAGGAGGACAAGGCTTCGTCTTTGGATGGAAAATTTTGTTTGAGGAAGCAGGAGGAAGAATCTTCAAGAATGAGCAGTTGGATTCCTTACACCAGTCTCATGAGCAACCACATTCCAAGTTGTG GTGATTTCCCAGCTGATATGGATTCACTGAGCAG GGAGGACGAAGATGAGGCTTTAGGTACCAATCAAAGGTGTCCAAAACTGGAATTTACTGAACACTCTGAAAATGGTGGTGATGGAAGTTCATCAATACATATTGATTCTCAGAAATCTCATGCTAAGACCACCATAGATGGGCTTCCCCCGGCAATGGAAGAAATCCATAGATCTAGCTCATTAGCATGGGAAAACCATGAGGAGAGTGATGCTGAGTTCATTGGTGTTCATAAGAGCACCTTGGAAGATGTAAGATCTGTAAGAGCTGGAGGTGGTTCAGATGGAGCAGATAATGCTATTGACAGCAGAAGTGCATCGATCTTATCCAATGCTGAAACCAACCTTCTGATCTGGATGCCACCCAAACCACTCAACATTGAAGATGACATGGATTCTGTCGctaataatgatgatgatgatgagttcGGTGATGGTACAAAATGGGGTCAACCAAGTTTCTTGAGTAGTGTGGATGGTGGACACAGAAGCATTCATGGTTGCAAAGAAGAGCACCAAAATGCAATGATGGAAGCAATGAATGGGCCATTTAAGATTCTTGTAAGTCGACTTTTGGCATCAGAAGGTATAACTTCTAAGGGAGAGGATGGTGAAAGTTGGCTTGACATTGTTGTTTCTTTATCATGGGAAGCTGCACTGCTTGTTAAGCCTGACTCTGGTGAGGGTAGAGCAATGGATGCTGGGTCCTATGTGAAAGTTAAGTGCATTGCCACAGGTGCTCGCAGTCAAAG TCAGGTGATCAAGGGTTTAGTTTTCAAGAAAAACACTGCACACAAGCACATGCCAACCAAGTGTAGAAATCCTAGACTATTACTTCTTAAAGGGCCCCTTGGGCAGCGTGATATTGGTTTGTCATCATTTGATTTAATGGAACAG GATAAGGAATATTTAAGATCCATCAGTGAGATGCTAGAAACATGTCATCCGAATGTGGTTTTGGTAGAGAAAAATGTTTCACGTGATATGCAGGAGTCCCTTTTGGCAAAAGGAATGACTTTAGCACTTGATATGAAACTCAGTCGATTAGAAAGAATTGCTCGCTGTGCAGGTTCTGAGATTATATCTGCTTCTGACATTCTTGCCAATCCAAAGCTGAAACATTGTGATTCATTTCGCACTGAAAAGTTTGTGGAGGAACATAGCAATCCTAGTGGAAAGAAGTCATGCAAAACTTTGATGTTCTTGGAGGGTTTTCCAAAACCCTTGGGGTGTACG ATATTGCTGAAAGGATCTCATTGTGATGAACTGAAGAAAATAAAACGAGTGGTGCAGTACACAGTCTTTGCCGCATATCGTTTGATCCTTGAAACATCATTCTTTGCAGATCAAAGAGCTTTTTCCTGTGATGCGTGTGCTGTTAGAGAAGCAAATTGTTCTTTAACAGATATATCAGTGCCCTTGAGTAGTTGTAATGCTGCAGGTAGTGCAGATATTTTTGATGGTTCTGATGCTGCTTTAGGTACTCCTATTTCCGATGCATCCCAAGCAAAAACAGCTCATACAGAAATATCCTCTTTTTCGCATCCTGGTTTTAAAGGTTCTTCAGAGTCATCTGTATTTTGCCCTAATATTGATTGTAATGAAAATCATCTTTCACATGGGGATCTTTCTTGTAATAGATGCAACAATGACGAAACCTTGCCAGATTCATCAACACCATCTCTTCTTTCCAGTCAATTAATGTCAACTTTCTCAGCTTCTCTTAGAAACTTGGTTGGAGACAGCTATCAACCTCCCATTTCAGAGCATGTTTCAATGTACTTGGGCTTCAAGGAAGAAGAGCTTGATATTCCAAGTATTGGTGTCTTACCTGTTTCTCCACCAACAGAAACACTTAATCATGGCATAGAAGAAACCAGTAGCGTCATTCTAGAGAAAGCACATGATGGAATCTCTAATGGTGAAAAGGCTGAACGAAATTGCAATGAGACAATTAAGAAACATGATACTAATTTTAGCAACAAATTTGAAATGCAAAACAAGGATGACATTGAGAGCATATCAGATTCTGAAAGCATATTGGTATTGTTGTCTAGCCAGTGTATGTCAAAGCATGTTGTTTGCGAGCAAAGTCGTCTTTCTCGTATAAAATACTATGGGAATTTTGATGTGTCTCTTGGACGATTCCTTAAAGAAATTATTCTCAACCAG AATTACAGTTGCTCTTCATGCGGTGAACCCCCAGAGGCTCATGTATCCTGCTACACTCACCAGAATGGGAATCTAACTGTTTCATCCAGGAGACTTCCTCCAGAATCATCTTTGTCCGGGGAAGCAGAAGGAAAAATTTGGATGTGGACTAGGTGTCTAAAATGCGAGAATGAAAGTGGGATCCCAAGATCCACCAAGAGGGTTGTGATGTCTACTGCAGCTCGTGGTCTCTCTTTTGGAAAATTCTTAGAGCTGAGCTTTACAAGCCATTCGGCAGCTAGTCGATTATCTTCAGGATGTGGACACTCACTGCACAGAGACTGCCTTCGCTTTTTCGG GTTAGGCTCCAGAGTTGCAATGTTCAGATATTCATCTGTTGAAATCTATGCTGCAAGTAAGCCACCACCAGTACTGGAGTTCCATAATCCAAATGGACAAGAGTCGCTCATGAGAGAGGCAAAAGAT GTGCTTGAAAAAGGAAACACATTTTTCTTGGAGGTTGCAAGTTTACTGCATAAGTTGAAGCCCAAATATTCTACCTTGGTTTTGAAGAAATTTCTAAACTTTCCATGTTTGGTAAAAGATATTTCTGAACTTGACGAGATGTTGATGCAAGAAAAATCTGAGTTCGAG GCTCCATTACTAAAGGCGATCAATTGCAGTGGAGAGATGGGGAAGAGTGTGCATGAAATCCTTGGTTTGGGTTGGTTATTTCAAGAGTTGCTTCTTAAACTTTACATCTGGGACCGTCGTCTGCATTTCCTCCTTGCATATGCAAGAGACAATGATGCTTCTTCTAATGAAGTCCATGAAGATCAATTTGTGCAGGCGAAGTATGCCATGCCCTGTAGCAGTGTTGAAGAATCCTCTTCTTCTGATAGCCATAGTTCTAAGAATTACAGCATTTTGGAATCCAAGCTGGAAGCCGGGTCAGACAAACTTTCTGAAAATATGAGCAGTAAATTTAGTATTTCCACTGCTGCTGAGGTTGCAGAGGCCGGAATTTTGATTGGAGAGACTTTTTCTAGATCAATGTCTGGGGGAAAAATACCATCTGCTTTTGACCAAGAACCATATAAGGGTCCATCTGACCTCTTGTTGAGGTTTTCAAGGGACAAAGATTATCCAGGAGAATCTGCTACTATTTTAGAATATATGCAAGATGATAACCCTGAAGGTTGGATCTGGGCTCCATCCTTTAAAACAAGGAGCGCATACAAGAAGGATCTCTGTGGTGGTTACTCACAGAAGTTCAAGTTTGTCCATACTTATACTCCAACACACCTGTCCCCAATACGCCAACTAGTCCCTCGGGAAACGGAGGATTCATTGCACTTCCCTGTTAATGTAGATGGCAATGTTTTCTCTGTTTGTGACAATGAAATATCAAGCATAATTGCCTGTGCACTGGCCCTGTCTGAGGATCAGTTTGGTTTATTGGCAAACGTAGATGAAAAAGATGAACTAGTTGGCAAAACAGAAGCTAAAGTAATCGATAACTCATGTAGCTCAACTTCTGatggttctggggcttcatcTTATTGGTCATCTACTGGATCTTTAGATTCAGAGGGGTCACATGTTTCACTGAGTACGTCAATTTCTTCTGATGAGGTGCCCAGCTCAGGTTCTGAAGGTTCTTTCCCTGTGGATCACCAGGTGGCTTCAGAAAACATGCATCCTGAAATCCCTGTGGGTGTGGGAAAAGTAACTGGAAAAAGTAAATACTCAGTTGTTTGTCTACATGCAAAACAATTCTATGCTCTTCGAAGGATGTGTTGCCCATCTGAACTGGCTTACATATCTTCCTTAAGCCGTTGCAAAAAATGGAATGCTCAGGGAGGAAAGAGTAAAGCTTTCTTTGCAAAGACATTGGATGACAGattcatcataaaagaaatcaagaagaCCGAGCTTGACTCCTTTCTAAAGTTTGCTCCGGATTATTTTGAGCATATCTGTCATTCTTTAAGCGCCGGAAGCCAAACATGTCTTGCAAAAGTCTTGGGCATATATCAG GTTAAAGAATATAAAAACAGCAAAGAAGTGAAAACTGATCTGATGGTGATGGAAAATCTTCTTTTTGGACGAAATATTACTCGCAAATATGATCTTAAGGGATCTATTTTTTCCCGATACATTTCAGATGTGAATGACCCTGAAAAGGTTTTTTTGGATCAAAACTTTATTGAGGATATGCAAGCATCTCCCATGTATGTTAGTAGAAAAACCAAACATCTTCTGCAACGGGCTATCTGGAATGACACATCTTTTCTTACA TCTATTAATGTCATGGATTACTCTTTACTTGTGGGAGTGGACAAACAACGAAAGGAGCTGGTATTTGGTATTATTGATTATCTAAGGCAGTACACTTGGGATAAACAACTGGAGACCTGGGTGAAGGCTTCTCTAGTTGTTCCTAGAAATGCATCACCAACTGTTATTTTCCCAAAGGAATATAAGAAAAGGTTCAGAAAGTTTATGTCTCAGTACTTCCTGACAGTTCCAGATGGTTGGAATTCAGTGTGA